The following proteins are co-located in the Dromiciops gliroides isolate mDroGli1 chromosome 2, mDroGli1.pri, whole genome shotgun sequence genome:
- the VPS18 gene encoding vacuolar protein sorting-associated protein 18 homolog has product MASILDEYEDSLSRSTVLQPGCPSVGIPHSGFVNAPLEKEAPIFTKQRIDFTPTDRITSLVVSCNQLCMSLGKDTLLRIDLGKANEPNHVELGRKDEAKVHKMFLDHTGSHLLIALSSTEVLYINRNGQKVRPLARWKGQLVESVGWNKALGTESNTGPILVGTAQGQIFEAELSASEGGLFGPAPDLYFRPLYTLMEEGGPAPVCSIEAERSPDGRCFVIATTRQRLFQFTGRVSEGAEVQGFSGLFATYTDHPPPFREFPSSLGYSELAFYTPKLRSAPRAFAWMMGDGVLYGALDCGRPDSLLSEERVWDYPPGVGPGASPPLAIVLTQFHFLLLLADRVEAVCTLTGQVVLRDHFLEKFGPLRHMVKDSSTGHLWAHTEQAVFRYHVQRESRDVWRTYLDMNRFDLAKEYCRERPDCLDAVLAREADFCFRQRRYVESARCYALTQSYFEEIALKFLEVRQEEALAEFLQRKLAGLKPTERTQATLLTAWLTELYLSRLGALQGDADSLPLYRETRERFRNFLSSPRNKEWLFASRASIHELLASHGDTEHMVYFAVIMQDYERVVAYHCQHEAYEEALAVLSRHHDPQLFYKFSPILIRHIPRQLVDAWIELGSRLDARQLIPALVNYSQGGEAQQVSQAIRYMEFCVNVLGETEQAIHNYLLSLYARGQAASLLAYLEQAGTSPHRVHYDLKYALRLCAEHGHHRACVHVYKVLELYEEAVDLALQVDVDLAKQCADLPEEDEELRKKLWLKIARHVVQEEEDVKTAMACLASCPLLKIEDVLPFFPDFVTIDHFKEAICSSLQAYNRHIDELQREMEEATASAQRIRRDLQELRGRYGTVEPQDKCSACDFPLLNRPFYVFLCSHMFHADCLLQAVRPGLPAYKQARLEELQRKLGAAPPPTKGTPRTKEGEGGTPGAPSREQLKADLDELVAAECVYCGELMIRSIDRPFIDPQRYEEEHQSWL; this is encoded by the exons ATGGCGTCCATCCTGGACGAGTATGAAGACTCTCTGTCGCGCTCGACCGTCCTGCAGCCCGGCTGTCCCAGCGTGGGCATCCCCCACTCGG GGTTTGTAAATGCTCCACTGGAGAAGGAGGCACCCATCTTTACCAAGCAGCGAATTGACTTTACTCCCACTGACCGTATCACCAGCCTTGTAGTCTCCTGCAATCAACTCTGCATGAGCCTGGGCAAGGACACCCTGCTCCG TATTGATCTGGGAAAGGCAAATGAACCCAACCACGTGGAGTTGGGACGAAAAGATGAAGCCAAAGTTCATAAGATGTTTCTGGATCACACTG GCTCACACCTCTTGATTGCCCTAAGTAGTACCGAGGTCCTCTACATAAACCGCAATGGACAGAAGGTTCGGCCACTGGCACGATGGAAGGGGCAGCTGGTGGAGAGTGTGGGCTGGAACAAGGCCCTAGGCACAGAGAGCAACACTGGACCCATCCTGGTGGGTACAGCCCAGGGCCAGATCTTTGAAGCAGAACTGTCAGCCAGTGAAGGTGGCCTTTTTGGTCCTGCACCTGACCTCTATTTCCGCCCACTCTATACACTGATGGAAGAGGGAGGCCCAGCACCTGTGTGTTCCATAGAGGCAGAACGTAGCCCTGATGGACGTTGTTTTGTAATTGCCACTACTCGCCAGCGCCTCTTCCAGTTCACAGGCCGAGTGTCAGAGGGGGCTGAGGTCCAGGGCTTTTCAGGGCTCTTTGCCACCTATACTGACCACCCACCACCTTTTCGAGAATTCCCCAGCAGTCTGGGTTACAGTGAGTTGGCATTCTATACCCCCAAGCTGCGCTCTGCACCTCGTGCTTTTGCCTGGATGATGGGAGATGGTGTATTGTATGGAGCACTGGACTGTGGGCGTCCTGATTCTTTGCTGAGTGAAGAACGAGTGTGGGATTATCCACCTGGTGTAGGTCCTGGAGCCAGCCCACCCCTGGCTATCGTTTTGACTCAGTTCCACTTCTTGCTGCTTCTAGCAGACCGAGTAGAAGCAGTGTGTACATTAACAGGGCAGGTGGTGTTACGAGATCATTTTCTAGAAAAATTTGGGCCACTACGACATATGGTGAAAGACTCCTCTACGGGCCACCTGTGGGCTCACACTGAGCAAGCTGTGTTCCGTTATCATGTGCAGCGTGAGTCTCGGGATGTTTGGCGCACCTATCTTGATATGAATCGTTTTGACCTGGCCAAGGAATATTGCCGTGAGCGGCCTGACTGCCTAGACGCAGTTCTGGCCCGTGAGGCCGATTTCTGCTTCCGCCAGCGCCGCTATGTAGAGAGTGCTCGATGCTATGCCCTGACTCAGAGCTACTTTGAAGAGATTGCCCTCAAGTTCCTGGAAGTTCGACAGGAGGAAGCATTGGCAGAATTCTTGCAGCGGAAATTGGCAGGACTCAAGCCAACTGAGCGCACCCAGGCCACACTACTCACTGCCTGGCTGACAGAACTCTACTTGAGCCGGCTAGGAGCACTACAAGGGGATGCAGATTCTTTGCCTCTTTATCGGGAAACCCGAGAGCGATTCCGCAACTTTCTCAGTAGCCCACGCAACAAAGAATGGCTCTTTGCCAGCCGAGCCTCCATCCATGAGTTGCTGGCCAGCCATGGGGACACAGAACACATGGTGTACTTTGCTGTGATCATGCAGGACTATGAGCGGGTGGTAGCATATCACTGCCAGCACGAGGCCTATGAGGAGGCTTTGGCTGTGCTCTCCCGACACCATGATCCCCAGCTCTTTTATAAATTTTCACCCATTCTCATTCGTCATATTCCTCGACAGCTGGTGGATGCTTGGATTGAGCTGGGCAGCAGGCTGGATGCCCGGCAGCTCATCCCAGCCCTGGTGAACTACAGCCAAGGTGGGGAAGCCCAGCAAGTGAGCCAGGCCATCCGCTACATGGAATTCTGTGTCAATGTGCTCGGGGAGACTGAGCAAGCCATTCACAACTACCTGCTCTCATTGTATGCACGAGGTCAGGCTGCCTCTTTGCTGGCCTACCTGGAGCAGGCAGGGACCAGTCCCCACCGGGTACACTATGACCTAAAATATGCCCTGCGACTCTGTGCGGAGCACGGCCATCATCGGGCCTGTGTTCACGTCTACAAGGTGCTGGAGCTTTATGAAGAGGCTGTCGACTTGGCTCTCCAG GTGGATGTGGACCTGGCTAAACAGTGTGCGGATCTGCCAGAAGAAGATGAGGAGCTGCGTAAGAAACTGTGGCTGAAGATTGCCCGGCACGTGGTCCAAGAGGAAGAAGACGTGAAGACCGCCATGGCCTGTCTGGCCAGCTGTCCTCTCCTCAAAATAGAGGATGTGCTGCCTTTCTTTCCTGACTTTGTCACTATCGACCACTTCAAGGAGGCCATCTGCAGCTCCCTGCAGGCCTACAACCGGCACATCGATGAGCTCCAGCGGGAGATGGAGGAGGCTACTGCGAGTGCCCAGCGAATTCGGCGAGATCTGCAGGAGCTTCGTGGGCGATACGGCACCGTGGAGCCTCAAGACAAGTGCTCAGCCTGCGACTTCCCCCTGCTCAATCGTCCTTTCTATGTCTTTCTTTGTAGTCATATGTTCCACGCCGACTGCCTCCTGCAGGCCGTTAGGCCTGGCCTCCCTGCCTATAAACAAGCCCGTCTAGAGGAGCTGCAGCGAAAGCTAGGGGCTGCTCCACCTCCCACCAAAGGCACACCCCGCacaaaagagggagaaggaggaactCCAGGGGCACCCAGCCGGGAACAACTGAAAGCCGACCTAGACGAGCTGGTGGCAGCTGAATGTGTCTACTGTGGGGAGCTGATGATCCGTTCCATTGACCGGCCTTTCATCGACCCCCAACGTTATGAAGAAGAACACCAAAGCTGGCTTTAG